One Streptomyces fagopyri DNA window includes the following coding sequences:
- a CDS encoding Lrp/AsnC family transcriptional regulator yields the protein MDAVDRQLIQALRENGRASYAELGRLVGLSGPSVTDRINRLEAAGVIIGYRATVDSASLGLGVTALIGISLSDAADHEDVAHRMRDLGEIEDCWFIAGDDSFMLKVRASDVDGLEKTIRRLSGTKGVSRTRTTIVLSTKWENRVGELPEEE from the coding sequence ATGGACGCGGTGGACAGGCAGCTCATCCAGGCCCTGAGAGAGAACGGCAGAGCCTCCTACGCCGAGCTGGGGCGCCTCGTCGGTCTGTCGGGGCCCAGCGTCACCGACCGCATCAACCGGCTGGAGGCGGCCGGCGTCATCATCGGGTACCGCGCCACCGTCGACTCCGCCTCGCTCGGTCTCGGCGTCACCGCCCTGATCGGCATCTCGCTGTCCGACGCGGCCGACCACGAGGACGTCGCCCACCGCATGCGGGACCTCGGCGAGATCGAGGACTGCTGGTTCATCGCGGGCGACGACTCGTTCATGCTCAAGGTGCGGGCGAGCGACGTGGACGGCCTGGAGAAGACCATCCGGCGGCTGTCCGGAACGAAGGGCGTCTCCAGGACCCGTACGACGATCGTCCTCTCGACGAAGTGGGAGAACCGGGTGGGGGAGCTGCCCGAGGAGGAGTAG
- a CDS encoding UbiX family flavin prenyltransferase, with amino-acid sequence MKPGQTQRRPWIVGVSGASGTPYAAAVLRALLAAGESVDLVVSRASRLTLLDETGLSFRDAHWRDDLREWLARGADGKPGTFDAFEEHLDAVRHWSAGDLAAGPSSGSYPAQGMLIVPASTACVAGVALGLSKDLLQRAASVTLKEGRRLVVSVRETPLSGQTLRHLVSLDDAGATVLPASPAFYAGATHIQDLVDFVAGRVLDAAGVEHRLYRRWEGELGGGSRAT; translated from the coding sequence ATGAAGCCAGGACAGACGCAGCGCCGGCCTTGGATCGTGGGGGTGTCCGGCGCGTCCGGTACGCCGTACGCCGCCGCCGTGCTGCGGGCGCTGCTGGCGGCGGGCGAGAGCGTGGACCTGGTCGTGAGCAGGGCCTCGCGGCTCACGCTCCTGGACGAGACCGGGCTCTCCTTCCGCGACGCCCACTGGCGGGACGACCTGCGGGAATGGCTGGCACGGGGCGCGGACGGCAAGCCCGGCACCTTCGACGCCTTCGAGGAGCACCTCGACGCGGTACGGCACTGGAGCGCGGGCGACCTGGCGGCGGGACCGTCCTCGGGTTCGTACCCCGCGCAGGGCATGCTCATCGTGCCCGCCTCGACGGCCTGTGTGGCGGGGGTCGCCCTCGGTCTGTCGAAGGACCTGCTGCAGCGGGCCGCGAGCGTGACCCTCAAGGAGGGGCGCCGGCTGGTCGTCTCGGTACGCGAGACCCCGCTGAGCGGGCAGACGCTGCGCCACCTGGTCTCCCTGGACGACGCGGGCGCGACGGTGCTGCCCGCCTCGCCCGCCTTCTACGCGGGCGCCACGCACATCCAGGACCTGGTGGACTTCGTCGCCGGGCGGGTGCTGGACGCGGCGGGCGTCGAACACCGGTTGTACCGCCGGTGGGAGGGCGAACTCGGCGGTGGCTCGCGCGCGACCTGA
- the mqnP gene encoding menaquinone biosynthesis prenyltransferase MqnP yields MSSASAALPQPGRTKAFLRLVMIEHSVFALPFAYIAALTAMYELDENIHWGRLFLVTVAMVGLRTFAMAANRIIDREIDARNPRTAHRELVTGAMSVKHAWTGALVALVFFLGAAALLNPLCLALAPVAVIPMVVYPYGKRFTNFPQAILGLAQAMGPIGGWLAITGEWSWNAVILGLAVGVWIGGFDLIYACQDVETDREVGVLSVPARFGIPAAVRGARVCHAVTTALFVWYALATDAGVFFWFGLVIVAAAFLYEHSIVKPHDLSRLNRAFFSVNGFIGIALFVCALLDLLVRGLTV; encoded by the coding sequence GTGAGTTCAGCTTCCGCGGCGCTCCCGCAGCCGGGCCGCACCAAGGCGTTCCTGCGCCTCGTCATGATCGAGCACTCGGTGTTCGCGCTGCCCTTCGCGTACATCGCGGCGCTGACCGCGATGTACGAGCTGGACGAGAACATCCACTGGGGACGGCTGTTCCTGGTGACCGTCGCGATGGTCGGGCTGCGTACCTTCGCGATGGCGGCGAACCGGATCATCGACCGCGAGATCGACGCCCGCAACCCCCGCACCGCCCACCGCGAACTCGTCACCGGCGCGATGAGCGTGAAGCACGCCTGGACCGGCGCCCTGGTCGCCCTGGTCTTCTTCCTGGGCGCGGCGGCCCTGCTGAACCCGCTCTGCCTGGCGCTCGCGCCCGTCGCCGTGATCCCGATGGTGGTGTACCCCTACGGCAAGCGGTTCACGAACTTCCCGCAGGCCATCCTGGGGCTGGCCCAGGCGATGGGACCCATCGGCGGCTGGCTGGCGATCACCGGCGAGTGGTCGTGGAACGCGGTGATCCTGGGGCTCGCGGTCGGCGTCTGGATCGGCGGCTTCGACCTGATCTACGCCTGCCAGGACGTCGAGACGGACCGCGAGGTCGGCGTGCTGTCCGTCCCCGCGCGCTTCGGCATTCCCGCCGCCGTCCGCGGGGCGCGCGTCTGTCACGCCGTCACCACGGCGCTCTTCGTCTGGTACGCCCTCGCCACCGACGCGGGTGTCTTCTTCTGGTTCGGCCTGGTGATCGTCGCGGCCGCCTTCCTCTACGAGCACAGCATCGTCAAGCCGCACGACCTGTCCCGGCTGAACCGCGCGTTCTTCAGTGTCAACGGATTCATCGGCATCGCTCTGTTCGTGTGCGCCCTGCTCGATCTGCTGGTCCGCGGCCTCACGGTCTGA
- a CDS encoding menaquinone biosynthesis decarboxylase: MAYDDLRSLLRALEREGDLKRIKAEVDPYLEVGEIVDRVQKAGGPALLFENVRGSAMPLAMNVFGTDRRLLKALGLKSYGEISEKIGGLLRPELPHGFVGVREAFGKLGAMAHVPPKKVKEAPVQEVVLRGDDVDLDALPALFTWPQDGGSFFNLGLTHTKDPESGIRNLGLYRLQRHDKRTIGMHWQIHKDSRNHYQVAARRGERLPVAIAFGCPPAVTYASTAPLPGDIDEYLFAGFIQGKRIEMVDCKTVPLQVPAQAEVVLEGWLEPGETLPEGPFGDHTGFYTPQEPFPALTIDCVTMRKRPLLQSIVVGRPPTEDGPLGRATERFFLPLLKIIVPDIVDYHLPEAGGFHNCAIVAIDKKYPKHAQKVMHAVWGAHMMSLTKLIVVVDSDCDVHDLHEVAWRALGNTDYSRDLTVVEGPVDHLDHASYQQFWGGKAGIDATRKWPEEGYTRDGGWPEMVLSDPQTAATVDRRWKEYGL, translated from the coding sequence ATGGCTTACGACGATCTTCGCTCCCTGCTGCGGGCACTGGAGCGAGAGGGTGACCTCAAGCGCATCAAGGCCGAGGTGGACCCCTACCTGGAGGTGGGGGAGATCGTCGACCGCGTGCAGAAGGCGGGCGGCCCCGCGCTGCTCTTCGAGAACGTGCGCGGCTCCGCCATGCCGCTCGCCATGAACGTCTTCGGAACCGACCGGCGCCTGCTCAAGGCCCTCGGGCTGAAGTCGTACGGCGAGATCTCCGAGAAGATCGGCGGACTGCTCAGGCCCGAGCTGCCGCACGGATTCGTGGGGGTGCGCGAGGCCTTCGGGAAGCTCGGCGCGATGGCCCACGTACCGCCGAAGAAGGTCAAGGAAGCGCCGGTGCAGGAGGTCGTCCTGCGCGGTGACGACGTCGATCTCGACGCGCTGCCCGCCCTCTTCACCTGGCCCCAGGACGGCGGCTCCTTCTTCAATCTGGGGCTGACCCACACCAAGGATCCCGAGAGCGGCATCCGCAATCTCGGCCTCTACCGTCTGCAGCGCCACGACAAGCGCACCATCGGGATGCACTGGCAGATCCACAAGGACAGCCGCAACCACTACCAGGTCGCGGCACGCAGGGGGGAGCGGCTGCCCGTCGCGATCGCCTTCGGCTGTCCGCCCGCCGTGACGTACGCCTCCACCGCCCCGCTGCCCGGTGACATCGACGAGTACCTCTTCGCCGGGTTCATCCAGGGCAAGCGGATCGAGATGGTGGACTGCAAGACCGTTCCGCTCCAGGTTCCCGCGCAGGCCGAAGTGGTCCTGGAGGGGTGGCTGGAGCCGGGCGAGACGCTGCCCGAGGGGCCGTTCGGCGACCACACCGGGTTCTACACGCCGCAGGAGCCCTTCCCGGCGCTGACCATCGACTGCGTGACCATGCGGAAGCGGCCGCTGCTCCAGTCCATCGTCGTGGGGCGGCCGCCGACCGAGGACGGCCCGCTGGGCCGGGCCACCGAGCGCTTCTTCCTGCCCCTGCTGAAGATCATCGTCCCGGACATCGTGGACTACCACCTGCCCGAGGCGGGCGGCTTCCACAACTGTGCGATCGTCGCGATCGACAAGAAATACCCCAAACACGCCCAGAAGGTGATGCACGCCGTCTGGGGCGCCCACATGATGTCCCTCACGAAACTCATCGTGGTCGTCGACTCCGACTGCGACGTCCACGATCTGCACGAGGTCGCGTGGCGGGCCCTGGGCAACACCGACTACTCCCGCGACCTCACCGTCGTGGAAGGTCCCGTCGATCACCTCGACCACGCCTCCTACCAGCAGTTCTGGGGCGGCAAGGCGGGTATCGACGCGACGAGGAAATGGCCCGAGGAGGGCTACACCCGGGACGGCGGCTGGCCCGAGATGGTGCTGTCCGACCCGCAGACGGCAGCGACGGTCGACCGCCGCTGGAAGGAGTACGGGCTGTGA
- a CDS encoding PLD nuclease N-terminal domain-containing protein, producing the protein MLRYLPFLLVLALWIYAFIDCLNTPEEEVRGLPKVVWVIIILLFGEVLVGPVAWLVAGRTRRGGPVGAAATGWRRDQGAPYVAPDDNPEFLKSLGADKPERPDRDEALLKDWEADLQRREEELRRREQQSKSDDDA; encoded by the coding sequence ATGCTCAGGTATCTGCCCTTCCTGCTGGTCCTGGCGCTGTGGATCTACGCCTTCATCGACTGTCTGAACACCCCCGAGGAGGAGGTCCGCGGCCTGCCGAAGGTGGTGTGGGTGATCATCATCCTGCTCTTCGGCGAGGTGCTGGTCGGGCCGGTCGCCTGGCTCGTCGCGGGCCGTACGCGCCGCGGGGGCCCGGTGGGCGCCGCGGCCACCGGGTGGCGCCGCGACCAGGGCGCGCCGTACGTCGCGCCCGACGACAACCCGGAGTTCCTCAAGTCGCTCGGGGCCGACAAGCCCGAACGGCCGGACCGTGACGAGGCACTCCTGAAGGACTGGGAGGCCGACCTGCAACGCCGCGAGGAGGAACTGCGCCGGCGGGAGCAGCAGAGCAAGTCCGACGACGACGCCTGA
- a CDS encoding abortive phage infection protein: MRGISRARFLGMAAAGAAAAVLPAGRAGATDGRRGLTYRGAVYEVADGETPGTGWSARRMRGDLRALAHDLHADSVKVTGDGVERLAATATEAAERGLRVWLEPTLGDVPERDILDHLAETGRCAERLRRQGAGVHLSVGCEFVLYVPGIVPGANVQERVENLLAGTFDPVRMARRLHRFTARAAGVGRSVFRGRLTYAAAQDEDVDWGLFDLVGVDYYGFFRHRDAYVRDLARYTRFGKRVAVMEFGCCTFEGAPERGGMGWDVVDHGKEPPEIKEGIVRSERAQAAYLTDVLSVFESMGLYAAMAYTFVTPDAPHRPRDPRHDLDTASYSLVKAVEDRRPEAPGRYWEPKESFRALARQYARHGR, encoded by the coding sequence ATGCGGGGGATCAGCCGGGCTCGGTTCCTGGGGATGGCCGCGGCGGGGGCGGCGGCCGCGGTGCTGCCCGCGGGGCGGGCCGGGGCGACGGACGGACGGCGGGGACTGACCTACCGGGGTGCGGTCTACGAGGTGGCGGACGGGGAGACGCCCGGTACGGGGTGGAGCGCCCGGCGTATGCGCGGCGACCTGCGCGCCCTGGCGCACGACCTGCACGCCGACTCCGTCAAGGTCACCGGCGACGGCGTCGAACGGCTCGCCGCCACGGCCACCGAGGCGGCGGAGCGGGGCCTGCGCGTCTGGCTCGAACCGACCCTGGGCGACGTGCCGGAGCGGGACATCCTCGACCACCTCGCGGAGACGGGCCGGTGCGCGGAACGGCTGCGCCGGCAGGGGGCCGGGGTGCACCTCAGCGTGGGGTGCGAGTTCGTGCTGTACGTGCCCGGGATCGTGCCCGGCGCCAACGTCCAGGAGCGTGTCGAGAACCTCCTCGCCGGGACGTTCGACCCCGTACGGATGGCGCGGCGCCTGCACCGCTTCACGGCGCGGGCGGCGGGCGTGGGCCGCTCCGTCTTCCGCGGGCGGCTGACGTACGCCGCCGCGCAGGACGAGGACGTCGACTGGGGGCTCTTCGACCTCGTCGGCGTCGACTACTACGGGTTCTTCCGGCACCGGGACGCCTACGTCCGCGATCTCGCCCGGTACACCCGGTTCGGGAAGCGCGTCGCCGTCATGGAGTTCGGCTGCTGCACCTTCGAGGGCGCCCCCGAGCGCGGCGGCATGGGATGGGACGTCGTCGATCACGGCAAGGAGCCGCCGGAGATCAAGGAGGGCATCGTCCGCAGCGAGCGGGCGCAGGCCGCGTATCTGACGGACGTGCTGTCGGTGTTCGAGTCGATGGGCCTGTATGCGGCGATGGCGTACACCTTCGTCACCCCCGACGCCCCGCACCGCCCCCGCGATCCGCGCCACGACCTCGACACGGCGAGCTACTCCCTCGTCAAGGCGGTCGAGGACCGTCGGCCCGAAGCCCCCGGCCGGTACTGGGAGCCGAAGGAGTCCTTCCGCGCGCTGGCCCGGCAGTACGCGCGCCACGGCCGCTGA
- a CDS encoding nucleoside deaminase translates to MERIDQAVDPARARGWLATAVEEARAGLAEGGIPVGAALYGADGALLGRGRNRRVQDGDPSMHAETSAFRAAGRRRTYRGTTMVTTLSPCWYCSGLVRQFGISRVVIGEAGTFHGGHDWLAEHGVEIVRLDDAECAAMMRDFVEKNPALWNEDIGE, encoded by the coding sequence ATGGAGCGCATCGATCAGGCAGTCGACCCGGCACGAGCCCGCGGGTGGCTCGCCACCGCCGTCGAGGAGGCCCGCGCCGGGCTCGCGGAGGGCGGCATCCCCGTCGGCGCCGCGCTGTACGGCGCCGACGGCGCCCTTCTCGGGCGCGGCCGCAACCGGCGCGTCCAGGACGGCGACCCGTCCATGCACGCGGAGACCTCGGCCTTCCGTGCCGCCGGACGGCGACGGACCTACCGCGGTACGACCATGGTGACCACCCTCTCCCCGTGCTGGTACTGCAGCGGTCTGGTCCGGCAGTTCGGCATCTCCCGGGTCGTGATCGGCGAGGCCGGTACCTTCCACGGCGGACACGACTGGCTGGCCGAGCACGGGGTGGAGATCGTCCGGCTGGACGATGCCGAGTGCGCGGCCATGATGCGCGACTTCGTCGAGAAGAACCCGGCCCTGTGGAACGAGGACATCGGTGAGTGA
- a CDS encoding isopenicillin N synthase family dioxygenase, producing the protein MSEVGDPRATRREEPPARPRVPTVDLCPWLSGDRATRARTARTVDDALRGAGFLLVTGHGVDPSLRARIREAARAFFVLPAETKQRYAARVGGRGWLGPGVEANGYSEGTETPPDLKESLTFATHEPFEDPETNAEWYAPNVWPAEAPGLRELCVEYLARMAGLENRLLALLGEALGVEPDFFTRHMDHPTYGFNINWYPGTEVVGAPEPGQFRIGPHTDFGTVTLLDRQTGKGGLQVFTDEDGWQDAPFDPAAFTVNIGDLMARWTGDRWRSGRHRVLPPPADAPTEELMSLVYFGECTPGTVVESVPAPVGRVAYPPVDSHAYLRDKLNSITVS; encoded by the coding sequence GTGAGTGAGGTGGGTGATCCCCGGGCCACCCGCCGGGAGGAGCCCCCGGCCCGCCCCCGTGTCCCGACCGTCGACCTGTGTCCGTGGCTGTCGGGCGACCGGGCCACCCGGGCGCGGACCGCCCGTACCGTCGACGACGCCCTGCGCGGCGCCGGGTTCCTCCTCGTCACCGGCCACGGCGTCGACCCGTCCCTGCGCGCCCGGATCCGGGAGGCGGCACGCGCCTTCTTCGTCCTGCCCGCGGAGACGAAACAGCGGTACGCCGCCCGGGTCGGCGGACGCGGCTGGCTCGGTCCCGGCGTGGAGGCCAACGGGTACTCCGAGGGCACCGAGACCCCGCCCGACCTCAAGGAGTCGCTGACCTTCGCGACGCACGAACCGTTCGAGGACCCGGAGACCAACGCGGAGTGGTACGCGCCCAACGTCTGGCCGGCGGAAGCCCCCGGGCTTCGGGAACTGTGCGTGGAGTACCTGGCCCGGATGGCCGGACTGGAGAACCGCCTGCTCGCCCTCCTCGGCGAGGCGCTCGGAGTGGAGCCGGACTTCTTCACCCGGCACATGGACCACCCGACGTACGGCTTCAACATCAACTGGTATCCGGGGACGGAGGTCGTGGGCGCGCCCGAGCCGGGCCAGTTCCGTATCGGCCCGCACACGGACTTCGGCACCGTCACCCTCCTCGACCGGCAGACGGGCAAGGGCGGGCTGCAGGTCTTCACGGACGAGGACGGCTGGCAGGACGCGCCCTTCGATCCCGCGGCGTTCACGGTCAACATCGGTGATCTGATGGCCCGTTGGACGGGCGACCGGTGGCGTTCGGGGCGGCATCGGGTACTGCCGCCGCCCGCGGACGCGCCCACCGAGGAGCTGATGTCGCTGGTCTACTTCGGCGAGTGCACGCCGGGCACGGTGGTGGAGTCCGTACCGGCTCCGGTGGGGCGCGTCGCGTACCCGCCGGTCGACTCCCACGCGTATCTGCGGGACAAGCTCAATTCGATCACTGTGAGCTAG
- a CDS encoding ABC transporter substrate-binding protein, whose product MARWWRWLREDVWEIRFRRYVALTLAAVLAGLGIWGGMTAAKENRSCAPGVVQPEGSDECVGVSWSTYAFGRPQFADTVRAIHRENARLKAGGYVTVALLEPFTATDADNLADVLHELQGAYLAQYQANHDTTGLKPKIRLVLANPGSTGTYWKYTVDRLERMAKGRDRLRAVTGVGQSTDNNKRAVAELTARGIPVIGSSITADDLANGQHGKDPFPGLARVSPTNTDEARALASFAKVSAVNAFLVYDRTGDPYTRTLQGSFEKMLKGSRYEAQPFTPPADRSKEGSTSNVFAQITNILCNTPASTDTILFAGRHTQLRQFINTLGQRGCHDRRFTVLTGDEGSYLAGDRDLDPSALKDRLLTVRYTALAHPDAWPKDPARTGGSAADATTLRVLLAGATKEPVGPVGPIALDDGQLIIAYDAMRLAVRGIRGASPTGRIPALADVGLQWPQVKGRELRVNGASGWICLDAHGNPYDKAVPIVQLTPESRARFVKIAWPEGRPPAKECLPPS is encoded by the coding sequence ATGGCGCGTTGGTGGCGGTGGCTGCGCGAGGACGTCTGGGAGATCCGTTTCCGCCGGTACGTGGCGCTGACGCTGGCCGCCGTCCTCGCGGGCCTGGGTATCTGGGGCGGTATGACGGCCGCCAAGGAGAATCGGTCCTGCGCCCCGGGCGTCGTCCAGCCCGAGGGCAGCGACGAGTGCGTGGGCGTCTCGTGGTCCACGTACGCCTTCGGCCGGCCGCAGTTCGCCGACACCGTACGGGCGATCCACCGGGAGAACGCCCGGCTGAAGGCGGGCGGTTACGTCACCGTCGCCCTGCTGGAGCCCTTCACCGCGACCGACGCCGACAACCTGGCCGACGTGCTGCACGAACTCCAGGGCGCCTATCTGGCCCAGTACCAGGCCAACCACGACACCACCGGGCTGAAGCCGAAGATCCGCCTGGTGCTGGCCAACCCAGGTTCCACCGGCACGTACTGGAAGTACACGGTCGACCGGCTGGAGCGGATGGCGAAGGGACGCGACCGGCTGCGCGCGGTGACCGGGGTCGGTCAGAGCACCGACAACAACAAAAGGGCGGTCGCGGAGCTGACCGCCCGGGGCATCCCGGTGATAGGGAGTTCGATCACCGCCGACGACCTCGCCAACGGGCAGCACGGCAAGGACCCCTTCCCCGGCCTCGCCCGGGTCTCCCCCACCAACACGGACGAGGCCCGCGCCCTCGCCTCCTTCGCGAAGGTCTCGGCCGTCAACGCCTTCCTGGTCTACGACCGGACGGGCGACCCGTACACGCGCACGCTCCAGGGGTCCTTCGAGAAGATGCTCAAGGGCTCGCGCTACGAGGCCCAGCCCTTCACGCCGCCCGCCGACCGCAGCAAGGAGGGCAGCACCTCCAACGTCTTCGCGCAGATCACCAACATCCTGTGCAACACCCCGGCCAGTACCGACACCATCCTGTTCGCCGGGCGCCACACCCAGCTGCGCCAGTTCATCAACACGCTGGGCCAGCGCGGCTGCCACGACCGCCGGTTCACGGTGCTCACCGGCGACGAGGGTTCGTACCTCGCCGGTGACAGGGACCTCGACCCGTCCGCGCTCAAGGACCGGCTGCTGACCGTGCGCTACACGGCGCTCGCCCACCCGGACGCCTGGCCGAAGGACCCGGCGAGGACCGGGGGCTCCGCGGCCGACGCGACGACGCTCCGGGTCCTGCTGGCCGGCGCCACGAAGGAGCCGGTCGGTCCCGTCGGCCCGATCGCCCTGGACGACGGCCAGTTGATCATCGCCTACGACGCCATGCGGCTCGCCGTGCGGGGCATCCGCGGGGCGTCGCCGACCGGGAGGATCCCGGCCCTGGCGGACGTGGGCCTCCAGTGGCCGCAGGTGAAGGGCAGGGAGCTGCGGGTGAACGGGGCGAGCGGGTGGATCTGTCTGGACGCCCACGGCAATCCGTACGACAAGGCCGTACCGATCGTGCAGCTGACCCCCGAGTCCCGCGCCCGCTTCGTGAAGATCGCCTGGCCGGAGGGGAGGCCCCCGGCGAAGGAGTGCCTGCCGCCGTCGTAG
- a CDS encoding SRPBCC family protein, whose protein sequence is MTGTVEEGAVETRGDTRVRHWLLCLPQPVDRVWAAMATPEGLVGWLARAEVFEPRLGGAVDLRGLGAGRITAWDVERVAEYTMESRGRVRFHLEPAPPDDTGSGSATTVRFTHEYEGDYEPGPWRIRFERLLTLMTA, encoded by the coding sequence ATGACCGGAACCGTCGAAGAGGGAGCCGTCGAGACCCGGGGGGACACGCGCGTTCGGCACTGGCTGCTGTGTCTTCCCCAGCCCGTGGACAGGGTCTGGGCGGCGATGGCCACCCCCGAGGGACTCGTGGGGTGGCTGGCGCGGGCGGAGGTGTTCGAACCGCGGCTCGGCGGGGCGGTCGACCTGCGCGGACTGGGCGCCGGGCGGATCACCGCCTGGGACGTCGAGCGGGTCGCCGAGTACACGATGGAGAGCCGCGGCCGGGTCCGGTTCCACCTGGAGCCCGCGCCGCCGGACGACACCGGCTCCGGCTCCGCCACCACCGTCCGGTTCACCCACGAGTACGAGGGCGACTACGAGCCCGGACCGTGGCGGATCCGCTTCGAACGGCTGCTGACCCTCATGACGGCGTAG
- the ccsB gene encoding c-type cytochrome biogenesis protein CcsB — MTLATATNEHLANISNTLVYSSMAVYTLAFFAYIAEWIFGSRSKVARTAAALTSGTGAAAPAVTVKAAGGTAVLERPTVVTRSATGARDVPDGPGAHGGDAQGDLYGRIAVSLTVVAWAVATAGVVARALSVQRAPWGNMYEFSITFSTVAVTVYLAFLLAKKNIRWLGLPLVATVLLDLGLAVTVLYTASDQLVPALHSYWLYIHVSTAILCGAIFYVGAVGTLMYLFKDSYENKLATGGRPGRFATSVLERLPSAASLDKFSYRVNAAVFPLWTFTIIAGAIWAGDAWGRYWGWDPKETWAFITWVAYACYLHARATAGWKGRKAAYIALIAFACFLFNYYGVNIFVSGKHSYAGV; from the coding sequence GTGACTCTCGCCACCGCAACCAACGAACACCTCGCCAACATCAGCAACACGCTGGTCTACTCCTCGATGGCCGTCTACACCCTGGCCTTCTTCGCGTACATCGCCGAGTGGATCTTCGGCAGCCGCAGCAAGGTCGCCCGCACGGCGGCCGCGCTCACCTCCGGCACCGGGGCGGCGGCTCCCGCGGTCACCGTGAAGGCGGCGGGCGGCACCGCCGTCCTGGAACGGCCGACGGTCGTCACCCGCTCCGCGACCGGTGCCCGTGACGTGCCCGACGGTCCGGGGGCGCACGGCGGGGACGCGCAGGGCGACCTGTACGGCCGTATCGCGGTGTCCCTCACCGTGGTCGCCTGGGCCGTCGCGACGGCCGGCGTGGTGGCCCGCGCCCTGTCGGTGCAGCGTGCGCCGTGGGGCAACATGTACGAGTTCAGCATCACCTTCTCGACCGTCGCCGTCACCGTGTACCTGGCGTTCCTGCTGGCGAAGAAGAACATCCGCTGGCTGGGCCTGCCGCTGGTCGCCACGGTCCTGCTGGACCTCGGGCTCGCCGTCACCGTTCTCTACACCGCCAGCGACCAGCTGGTTCCCGCCCTGCACTCGTACTGGCTGTACATCCACGTCTCGACCGCGATCCTCTGCGGCGCGATCTTCTACGTGGGCGCGGTCGGCACCCTGATGTACCTCTTCAAGGACTCCTACGAGAACAAGCTGGCCACCGGTGGCCGACCGGGACGTTTCGCCACCTCGGTCCTGGAGCGGCTGCCCTCCGCGGCCTCCCTCGACAAGTTCTCCTACCGGGTCAACGCCGCCGTCTTCCCGCTGTGGACCTTCACGATCATCGCGGGCGCGATCTGGGCGGGCGACGCGTGGGGCCGCTACTGGGGCTGGGACCCGAAGGAGACCTGGGCGTTCATCACCTGGGTCGCCTACGCCTGCTACCTGCACGCCCGTGCCACGGCCGGCTGGAAGGGCCGCAAGGCCGCCTACATCGCGCTGATCGCCTTCGCGTGTTTCCTCTTCAACTACTACGGCGTCAACATCTTCGTCTCCGGCAAGCACTCCTACGCCGGCGTCTGA